Below is a window of Humulus lupulus chromosome 2, drHumLupu1.1, whole genome shotgun sequence DNA.
cccatctaattataacatgtctgtttgcactatatgtgctatttttgcaattgggcttagatgcatataatggcccatatgtttgttagatatatggtattttgccaaataaaatattcataaaatgataggttttattgggcccattagaaaatgtaaagtttaaattcctctcttgtgggtgattccactcatgaaggcccatttgctttgcatgactatagtgcactacaagaaaaaacagtattcataacacttaaaaactgctaaccaggactattgatagcacttctgaaaatgctaacatagcccctgttattaaaagtccagtcttttctataacagtttttgaatgttatgttcggtgttatcttaaactattcaataacacatttttaggtgctataatattcaaataataacatttagatagagtttttggttataaatttgaagtttaatcttgtacttttttcataacacttttcaactattacatttgattattttgataacatttttagtctgttatattatataaaccataacgattttttacgcttataatatgtttttaaatcataacatatagtaataaaattttaaattttattttgataagtatgcttatatggttttttttaattaaaagattttcattattgtattttgataaaaaaaattcaaaattaatcataaaatgtaattctcaatagattgataaaccataagtatcacattaaacaataactaattcaaaccatgaatgtatctacttcatgagatcttagttctaacttaagtttgaaagcataacataataaagttttataatcttgaacaatttttacttcaaaaatgaaaaattgaaacattacaagatacacaaaagtaaaccatgcgcgaaacttgctccatccttcaattcatcatcctttgtgcacttgtctttgttgtgagtccatttgtttagctacaacaaaatttaaataagtaatgcttcaacttaaagttatagtaaactacaaaagtacataaaaaaagttaattacctaattataactttatcagctggccatgcaattatactacaaGCAAAATCTGCTCTATAAAAAGATAATATTAGGGCCTTCTCACCTTAAAGAATGCAACCGTCCAACAACAACAGACTTCTCATGCCAAAAAAATGGTGTGGGTTTAACATGCTTCTTGAGGATAGACTGCATAAACATAATACCAAAAATCAGCTTGACCCAAATTATATAtttgtgtttgtgtgtgtgtgtgtattatATACATGCGTTTATAATCAAAGCAAGAGAAACTGGGAGCATCAAATAAAGTAAGTTTTCTCATTGAAAAGTTTCCATCAATACTTTGTCTCAAATTAAAAGGTAGGTGTAAAAATCGGGTCATTTAAAAGTTAAAAGGTGCCATTGGTGCTCAAAACCAAATGTTTGTTTTCCAATCCAATCACACAATTTAATTGGAAAAGCTGAGATGCCAGGCATCATTAATGCCATACAAACAATTACTCTAGAGTCCAGACTAAAACTAACAAACAAAGTTAATAAACTGATtcataaacacaaaaataaatcaTTGGTAATGAAAGTTACTaccaccattttttttttttaactaggcTCTCCACCTAAAAAATTTGAACAAGAAACCATAGCAATTGCTATGTAGGTGCCCAGGAAAAATTTGAACAACAGATCTTGTTGGAGTAAATTACATGCCTCACCATTTGAGCTACCCCTCTTGAGTTACTACCACCAAATTAACTAGTTcagattaaaatattttcaaagatttccttaccaaaatttatTTTCATTAGTTCCAATGAGAATTGTTTGGAAGCACATGCTATAGAAGAAATTTGTATATCCTTATCTAGTAAAATTTCAGAACTCTTTTCAAGTCCCGCATAGAATTATGTTGCATTAAACTTCCAAGATTTAGAATATTAACTGCTATAAAAAATACAAACCATTGTACCTTATTTGGATAATGAACTCCACTTGGTGGTCTAGGAATGTGTACATGGAAGGCTGGACACTTGTAGAACACTGACCTAAATAAACAGAAACAAAGATTTATCAAATATGATAGCAAAGATTCTCATTTGTATACGTCCAGACGTGATGAGGAAGTAACATGCAACTTACAAGACTTTATTATCAGCAATCATATCCATGCAACTAATTGGTGAATCTATTTGCGCAGGCTGCACTGGTCTATTAGAAACAAAAATGTAACCATTCATCCCACCACTGCAAGATTACGGATATACAGCAAAGTTAGCACTAAAATTGTGAAAAGCTCGCACGAAAGAACTAATTCAAAATTGCTTGTCATCTTGTAAAAATGACTTCTGATTTAGAGAAAAGTTTTCATGTTCACAGAATATACTGGATGTCTATGTGGAAACCTCTACATTTTCACCaaatcttgaaaataaaaaagaaacaacGGACAAAATACCTGGATTCTGGATCAATGTCTTGTTTGACTTGAGTACTGATCAAGTTCGGATGATCAATATTACTTCTATAGAAAGAAACTATCTTTTTTGCTAAAGGATAAGTCACATGAACAAATAGCACATCCATACCCAATTTGTTCCTCTGACTCTCCTCATCCTACATACAGAGATACCCAATAAGAAACCTCAGAAGACAAAACCCATCACATACATATATAGGAAAATAAAATGAGAAAGTGGTGAAATAGTTAACTTTATACGGTTATAATCCTAACAGGTAAGCACCTTTCTTTTTATATGGCACTTGATGACCTAGATTAGTTCGTAAAGAAACAATAGTGTTGCAATTTAAAAGAATACCGTCAATGTGTTTTCTACTCTGGCAACTTCTGAGAGAAGGCTGATTTCTTCGATAAATGGAAGTTTGCAGATAGCCTGAGTTCCAAGCAATACAAAGTCATCGAATTGTTAGCACAAGCTCAACCTATAGAATTGCCATTTATGAAActaaaatatatttcaaaaacaGGTAAAAAGCAAAAATTGTTTCTTATACCTTTAGCCTTTTACAGGTAAAAAAAGGTCAAAGGCAAAAGGTATAGAAAACAGTTTAAAAAATGGGCAAAAGAACTGTTTTCTATAAACATCTTAAAAAGGAATAAACAAACAAGAACAGATTAACAGAGGCATCTTATCAAAGAAGTTCCCTATCAGTGATGTAATCAACCACCACTTCACCATATATACATGAATTGAACATCAACTACGCAAAAATATAATCAATATCTGcaagttacataaaaaaaatttatgatAAAACTTCGTTTATTATTTGATCATGACAAGATACAAAATTTATCTTATACTCGAATATAAAGAATTCAGAATTGAACGTACTTGCCAAGAAAGATAAAGCTtacttaaatttttaattacCTATGGAATAG
It encodes the following:
- the LOC133815803 gene encoding 5'-3' exoribonuclease 4-like, with amino-acid sequence MDVLFVHVTYPLAKKIVSFYRSNIDHPNLISTQVKQDIDPESSGGMNGYIFVSNRPVQPAQIDSPISCMDMIADNKVLSVFYKCPAFHVHIPRPPSGVHYPNKSILKKHVKPTPFFWHEKSVVVGRLHSLR